A region of the Lysobacter sp. K5869 genome:
CAATCGCCGGCATCGATGGCCGCATAGCCGTTGTCGATGGCCAAACAATTGATCGCGCGGTGCGGCACGATCACGCCCTTGGGCTCGCCGGTCGAGCCGGAGGTGTAGATGATGTAGGCCGCGTGTTCGGGCGTGATCCTAAGTTCGGCGGTGTCGAGATCGCTCTCGTCCGCCGCCGCGGCGTCGCCGGGAGAGGCGTCCGCGACCTCGGCGTCGAGCGCGATCGCCGGCGGCGCAGACTCGGGCAGCGTCCCCAGCAGATGCGGCTGGGTCAGCACCAGCGCCGGCGCCGCGTCGCGCAGCAGATAGTCCAGGCGCGCCGCGGGATAGCTCGGATCCAGCGGGACATACGTCGCTCCGGCCTTGAGGATCGCCAGCAAGGCGACGATCAGCTCCGGGCTGCGCTCCATGCACAGCGCCACCCGATCCGCGGTTTCGACGCCGCGCGCGCGCAGCTCGCGCGCGAGCCGGTTCGCGCGCCGGTTGAGCTGCGTGTAGGTCAGCGCGCGGCCGTCGTGCAGCAAGGCCACCGCGTCGGGCGTCGCGGCCGCTTGCCGCTCGAACAGTTCGTGCACGCAGCGCTCGCGCGGGTAGTCGCGCTCGGTCTCGTTCCAGGCGGTCAGCGCCTGCTGCCGATCCGCCGGCCCGAGAATCGCGATGGCGTCCACCGCCTGCGCATCGTCGCGCACCATGCCGCGCAGCAGCGCTTCGAGTTGGGTCAGGTGCCGCCGCATCGTGTCGGGCTCGAACAGCGCCGTCGCGAAGCACAGGTTGCCGCTCAGGCGCCCCTGCTGTTCCTGCCATTCCAGGATGAGATCGAACTTGGCGTTGGCCGGCGGCGCCGGCAGTTCCTCCAGGCGCAGTCCGTCGAGCTCGAACGCCGTCTGCGCGGCGTTCTGCAGGGTGAACATGAGCTGGAAGACCGGGCTGTGCGCGCGCGTGCGCTTGGGCTTGAGCGCTTCCACCACTTGTTCGAAAGGAATCTCCTGATGGTTCTGCGCTTGCAGCACGTGGTCGCGCGTGCGGGCCAGCAGCTGCGCCACGCTCGGGCGGTCGCTGAAATCCAGGCGCAAGGCCAGCGTATTGACGAAGAAGCCGATCAGCGGCTCGACCTCGGCGCGGGTGCGGTTGGCCACCGGCGTGCCGATCACCACCTCGTCCTGATTCGCCAGCCGCGCGACCAGCGCGCCCCAGGCGGCGAGCAAGGTCATGAACAAGGTCGTGCCGTGGCGCTGCGATAAGGCCTTGAGCGCTGCGGTGAGTTCGGCGTCGAGCTCGATCGGCGCGCTTTCGCCGCGATAATCCTGCACCGGCGGGCGCGGCTTGTCGGTCGGCAGGTCGACCAGCGCCGGCGCGGCGGCCAGTTGCCGGCGCCAGAACGCCAGCTGCCGTTCCTGCACTTCGCCCGCCAGCCAATCGCGCTGCCACACGGCGTAGTCGGCGTACTGCACCGGCAACGGCGGGAGCGGATCGATCTGCGGCGACAGCCGCTGGCTGGCGTAGGCGCGGTACAGTTCGGCCAGTTCCGCGGTCAACACGCCCAACGACCAGCCGTCGAACACGATGTGGTGCATCGTCAGCAGCAGCACGTGGTCGTCGTCGCTCAGACGCAGCAGCCGTCCGCGGATCAGCGGCCCGCCGGCGAGATCGAACGGCGCGTCGGCTTCGATGCGCTGCCAGTGCTCGATGGCCTCCTGTGGCGAACGCGCGTCCGCGCCGAGGTCGTGATGCGACAAAGCGAATGCCGCGGCGTCGTCGACGCACTGCACCGGCTGCCCGTCGATCAGCTCGAAGCGCGTGCGCAGGGCTTCGTGGCGCCGCACGATCCGGTTCAGCGTCGCCTGCAGTGCATCCCGGTCCAGCCGGCCGCGCAGGCGCAGGCCGGCGGGCATGTGATAGGCCGTGCTGGCCTCCAGCCCCATCTGCGCGATGAACCACAGCCGCTGCTGCGCGAACGACAGCGGCAGGCGTTGCGGCCGCGCCGCGGCCGCGAGCGCCGGTTGCGCGCTCGACGGCGCCTGCCCGACCCGCGCTGCGAACTCGTGCAGGGTCGGATGCGAGAACAGGTCGGACACCGCCATTTCCACCCCGAGCCGCTGGCGCACGCGCGAGACCAACTGCACGGTCAGCAGCGAGTGGCCGCCCAGGTCGAAGAAGCTGTCGCGGCGCCCTACCCGATCCACGCGCAGCAGCTCGCTCCAGATTTGCGCCAGCGTCGTTTCGGCCTCGCCTTGCGGCGCTTCGTACGCGCGCTGAGCGAAGGCCGCGCCGTCCGGCGCCGGCAACGCGCGGCGGTCGAGCTTGCCGTTCGGCGTCAGCGGCAGCGCGTCCAGCGCCACGTACGCGGCCGGCACCATGTAGTCCGGCAAGGTTTGCGCCAACGCTGCGCGCAGCGTCTGCGCTTCCGGTTTGGCCTCGCCATCGCTGGCGACCACGTAGGCGACCAGACGCAGTTCGCCCGGCACGTCTTCGCGCGCCAGCACCGCGGCTTCGCGCACGCCCGGTTGCGCGGCCAGTTGCGCTTCGATCTCGCCCGGCTCGATGCGCAGCCCGCGGATCTTGACCTGATGATCGTTGCGGCCGAGGTACTCCAGCGTGCCGTCGGAGCGCCAACGTCCCAGGTCGCCGGTCTTGTACATGCGCGCGCCGGGCTGCGCCGCGAACGGATCGTCGTGAAAACGCTCCTGCGTGAGCTCCGGACGGTTCAGATAGCCGCGCGCCACTTGCGCGCCGCCGACGTAGATCTCGCCCGGCGCGCCCGCCGGCACCGGCTGGCGATGACGGTCGAGCAGATAAATCCGCGTGTTCGCGATCGGCCCGCCGATGTGCACGACCGCATCGTCGTGGCGGACCACGCCCGAGGTCGCCACCACCGTGGCTTCGGTCGGGCCGTAGTTGTTGACCAACTCGAACGGCAGTTCCGCCGACGGCAAGCGGCTCAAGCGGTCGCCGCCGGTCAGCAGCGAGCGCAGGCCGCGTCGTCCGCCCTGCCCGCGCGCCAGCGCCGCATCGGCCAGCGCAGTAACAAGGAAACTGGTCTGCAGATCCTGTTCTTCCCACCACGCCAGCAAAGCCGCCGGATCGCCCGCCGTCGCCGACGGCGGAAGCACCAAGGTCGCGCCCTGACACAGCGTCGGCCACACCTCCCAGGTGCAGGCGTCGAAGGCGACGCCCGCGGTGCTGGAACTGCGTTCGCCCGGCGCCAACGCAAAGCGCTCGCTGTGCCAACCGATCAGATTGAGCAACTGACGATGTTCGACCATCACGCCGTTGGGACGGCCGGTCGAGCCGGAGGTGTAGATCACGTAGGCCAGATGATCGGTCTGCAGCCCCGTGGCCGCGCGCTCGGGATCGGTCGCCGGACGCTGCAGCCAGGTCGGCTCGTCGAGCACCAGCACGCTGGCGGTGGTCAGCGCCCGGCACGACGGCAACTGGTCCTGCAGCGCCGCCTGGGTCAACACCACGCGCGGCCGGCTGTCGTCGAGCATGAAGGCCAGCCGTTCTTGCGGATACGCCGGATCCATCGCCACGTAGGCACCGCCGGCCTTGAGCACCGCCAGCCACGCCGTCGCCAGATCCGGGCCGCGCGCCGCTATCACCGCGACGCGAACTTCGGCGCGCACGCCCTGCGCGATCAGTTGGTGGGCCAGACGATTGGCCCGCTCGTTGAGTTCGCCGTAACTCAGGCGCTGGCCTTCGAACTCGATCGCGATCGCTTGCGGCGCCAGCGCCGCCTGCCGTTCGAACAGTTCGTGCGCGCAATGCGCCTGCGGATAGCCGCGCTCGGTCGCATTCCACCGCGTCAGGACTTGCTCGCGCTCGGCCGCGCCGAGCAGGTCGATGGCGTCGACGGCTTGGGTATCGTCGCGCACCATCCCGCGCAGCAAGGCTTCCAGGTAATCGCGATAGCGCTGCACCGTGGCGCGGTCGTACAAGGCGATGGCGAAACCCAGCGTGCCGGCGATGCCGTCGGCGGTTTCGTGCAGGTCCAGTTCCAGGTCGTACTGGGCGTTGTGCTCATCGGTGGTCGCCGGCAGCACCTGCAGGCTCAGCCCGTCCAGGGCCAGGCCTTCGTCGGGCGTGTTCTGCCAGGCGAAGGTCAGCTGGAAGATCGGCGTGTGCGACAGCGTGCGCTCGGGCTTGAGCGCTTCCACCACTTGCTCGAACGGAAGCTCCTGATGCTCGTGGGTCTGCAGCACGCGCTCGCGCGCCTGCGCCAGCAACTGCGCCACGCTGGGCCGGTCGCTCAAGTCCAGGCGCAGCGCCAAGGTGTTGACGAAGAAGCCGATCAGCGGCTCCATCTCGGCGCGGGTGCGATTGGCCACGGGCGAACCGATCACCACCTGATCCTGCCCGGCCAGCCGCGCCACCAGCGCGCCCCACGCCGCCAGCAGGGTCATGTACAACGTCGTGCCGTGGCGTTGCGACAGCGCCTTGAGTCCCGCGGCCAGTTCCCGGTCGAACGCGACCGGCAGGATCGCGCCGCGATAGTCCTGCACCGGCGGACGCGGCCGGTCGGTCGGCAGGCCGACCAGCGCCGGCGCGCCGGCCAGTTGCTCGCGCCAGAACGCCGCTTGCCGCTGCTGCACTTCCTCGGTCAGCCAATCGCGCTGCCACACGGCGTAGTCGGCGTACTGGATCGGCAGCGCCGGCAGCGGATCGGCCTCGGGCGACACGCCCTGCGCCGCATAGGCGCGATACAGCGCGTCGAGTTCGCCGGCGAGGATGCCCATCGACCAACCGTCGGAGACGATGTGGTGCATCGACAACAGCAGCACATGATCGTGTTCGCCCAGACGCAGCAAGCGGCCGCGGATCGTCGGCCCGCGTTCCAGATCGATCGGCGTGTCCGCCTCCACCCGCTGCCAGTGCTCGACCGTGCCCGCCTCGGCGGCGCCGGGGGCGCTCAGGTCGTGGTACTGCAGGCTGAACCCGGCCGCCGGCGCGATGCGCTGCACCGGTTGGTCGCCGGCCACATCGAAGCGCGTGCGCAGCGCTTCGTGGCGCTGCACGATGCGGTCCAGCGCGGCCTGCAGCGCGGCCCGGTCGAGCGGCCCGCGTAGGCTCAGGCCGAAGCCGAGCGAGTGCGCGGTGGGCCACATCTGGGCGATGAACCACAGCCGCTGCTGGGCGAACGACAGCGGCCAGTGCGCGCGTTCGGCGTCGCGCGGCGCGATGCCCGCCGCCTGCGGCGCCGGCCGGGTCCTGACGCGGGCGGCCTTGGCCGCCTGCAGCAGGGCTTCGCGCTCGGCGCGGGTCATGTTCTTCACGGTCGCGTTGCTCATTGGATCAGCCCCTTCTGTTCGGCCGCGATCGATTCGAGATCGTCGGCGTCGAATTGCGACAGCTGACAGTCGACGATGGCCTCGGCGAACTCGCACAGGCGAGCGTTGGAGAACACCGTGATCAGCGAGATTTCGATGTCCCACTCGCTGCGGACCCTGGAAATCAGGCGGGTGGCGAGCAAGGAATGGCCGCCGAGCTCGAAGAAGTGGTCTTGACGCCCCACCGCGTCGACGCCGAGCAGCTCGCTCCAGATTTGCGCCAGCGCGATCTCGGTCTCGCCGTCCGGCGCCTCGTAGGCGCTGTGCGCCTGGACGGCACCCAGCGGCAACGGCAGCGCTTTGCGGTCGACCTTGCCGTTGGGCGTCAGCGGCAAGCGGTGCAGCACCACCCAGGCGGCCGGCACCATGTAGTCCGGCAAGTCCTGCGCGAGCGCGTGGCGCAAGGCCTGCGGATCGAGCTCGGCGTCGGCGCCGTCGGCCACGTAGGCGACCAGTTGCTTGTCGCCGGCGGCGTCCTCGCGCGCCAGCACCAGCGCTTCGCGCACCTCGGGCTGGGCCAGCAGCTTGGCTTCGATTTCGCCTGGTTCGATGCGGAAGCCGCGCAGCTTGAGTTGATGATCGTTGCGGCCGAGGAAATCGATGGTGCCGTCGTCGCGCCAGCGCGCCAGATCGCCGGTGCGGTACATGCGCTCGTCCGCGCCGGCCGCGAACGGATCGGCGAGGAAACGCTCCTGGGTGAGTTGCGGATTGTTGAGATAGCCGCGCGCCACCTGCACGCCGGCGATGTGCAATTCGCCGGCGACGCCGACCGGCGCCGGCAGGCCGTGGGAATCGAGGACGTAGAGGCGGCCGTTGGCGATCGGCTTGCCGATCGGCGGCGCTTCGTTCGCGGCGGGATCGCAGTCGTGCATGCTCGCGCAGACCGTGGCTTCGGTCGGGCCGTAGGCGTTGATCAGCCGGCGTCCCGGCGCCCAGCGTTTGACCTGCGCGGCGCTGGCGGCCTCGCCGGCCAGGATCAGCGTGCGCAGGTGCGGCAAGGCGGCGTCGGCGGGCAATGTCGCCAGCAAGGCCGGCGGCAGCGTGGCGTGGCTGATGCGGTGCGCGTCGAGCCAGCGGGTCAGCTCCATGCCCGCCAGAACGCCCGGCGGCGGCAGGTGCAGGCTGGCGCCGGACAGCAAGGCCATGGCGACTTCCGAAATGCAGGCGTCGAAGCTGAAGGACGCGAACTGCAGCACGCGGCTGTCGCGCTCCACGCCGAAGCCGGCGATCTGCGCCTGGGCCAGATTGCACAGGCCGCGGTGGGTCGCCATGACGCCCTTGGGCACGCCGGTCGAACCGGAGGTGTAGATGACGTAAGCCAGATGCGAGGGCTCCAGGCCCAGCGCGGCCGGGTCGATGTCCTCATGCGGCAGGTGCTGCCACTGCGCGGCCTCGGTCATGTCCACCACCGGCGTGCGCCAGAGGATGGGGCTGGCCGGCAACTGGTCCTGCAAGGCCGCCGTGGTCACCAGCACGCGCGGGCGGCTGTCGCGCAGCATGTAGTCGAGCCGCGCCTGCGGATACGCCGGGTCCATCGGCACGTAAGCGCCGCCGGCCTTGAACACCGCCAGCATCGCGACCACCATCTCGACGCTGCGCTGCAGGAAGATCGCCACCTTCTCGTCCGGCTTGACGCCGAGCCCCTGCAAGTGGCGCGCCATGCGGTTGGCGCGCTCGTTGAGCTCCCGATAGCTCAGCCGTTCGTCGCCGTGCTCCAGCGCGATGGCCTGCGGCGCGGCGCGTACTTGCCGCTCGAACGACTCGTGCACGACGCCGTCGGCATGCGGCCACGCTTGGCGGGTGTCGTTCCAGGCCGACAGCACCTGCCCGCGCTCGCGTTCGCCGAGCACTTCCAGCCGCCACGACGGCGTCTGCGGCGCTTGTTCCAGCGTCTGCGTCAGCGCGTCCAGCGCGTGGTGCATGTACGCGCACACCCGCTGCGGATCGACCGGCCGCTCGACCAGGGCCTTGAGCTCGAAGTCTTCGCCCAGGTCGTCCACGGCCATGATGAAGGGCACGTGGTTGGTGCGTTCCACCGCCGACAGCACTTCCACGCCCTGCGCCCAGGCCGGCGTCTGCGCGTCGCCGCCGTCGTCGGCGCTGTGGCGATAGTTCATCACCGCCGAGAACAAGGGCGCGCTCGCCGCCATCGCGCTGCAGCGCTGCGCCAAGGCCAGCGAGGCGTGCTCGTGGCCGAGCAAGTCGGTCAGCGCCGCGTGCGCCTCACGCACGCCGTCCTGCACGCCGAGCTCGCCGAGCCGCACGCGGATCGGCAAGGTGTTGATGAACAAGCCCATCGCGCGTTCCGCGCCGGCGCCGCCCTGCAAACGGCCGAACAGCACCGTGCCGAACACCACGTCGTCGCGGCCGGTGGTCTTGGCCAGCACTTGCGCCCAGGCCCAATGGAACAGGCTGGCCGTGCTCACGCCCAGGCTGCGCGCCTGCTGACGCAGGCGCCGCGACAAGGCGCGCGGCAACGGCTGCCGGGCTTCGCGCACGTGCTCGCCCTCGCCTTGCACCTTGAGCAGGCCGAACGGCGCGGTCGGCTCTTCGACATCGCCGAGCATGCGGCTGAAGTACGCCTCGTGCTCCTGCGCGCTCACGCCCAGCCGCGCCTGGGCGACGAAATTGCGGAACGGCACCGGTTCGGGCAGCTCGTGCGCGCGGTCGGTCAGGATCAGACCGACCTCGTGCAGCAACACATCGAGCGCGGTGTGGTCGAGCACCAGATGGTGATGCAGCAACTGCAGCAGCCAACGCTGGCCAACGTCGTCGAACGCCGCCAGACCGCGCATCAGCGGCGCTTGGTTCACGTCCATGCGGGTGTGCAGCGGGTCGGCCAGTTCGGCCAAGCGGGTCGCGACATCGCCTTCGGCCAGCCGCGGCGTCGCCACTTCGAAGCGGGCCTGGCGCCACACCACCTGCACCGGCTCGGCGAGGCCGTCCCACAGCACCGCCGTGCGCAGCACGTCGTGGCGGTCGACGACCTGCTGCAAGGCCGCCACGAACGCGTCGAGCCGGGCGCGCGAGTCGAACGCCAAGGTGGTCGACAACAGGTAGGCGTCGCCCTGCGTCTGCAGCAGGTGATGGAACAAGATGCCTTCCTGCAGCGGCGCCAGCGGATAGATGTCCTGCACATTGGCCGCGCCGCCCGGAACCGCGGCGACGATGCGTTCGATCTGCGCCGCGTCCAGCGCGATCAGCGGCAGCATGTGCGGGGCGATGGCCGCGCAGCCCGGCGCGATGCCGTTGGCCGGAACGACCACGTCGCCGGCGCCCCGACCGCGCGCGCCGGCCACCGCTTCGGCCAGCCCGGCCAGGGTCGGCTGCGCGAACAAGGCGCGGATGTCGATGGGCAGCGCTTCGCGGCGCAGGCTGGCCATCAGGCGCACGGCCAGCAGGGAGTGGCCGCCGAGCTCGAAGAAGTTGTCGTGCCGGCCCACCCGCTCCACGCCCAGCAGTTCGCTCCAGATCGCGGCCAGCATGGTCTCGATCGGGCCTTGCGGCGCTTCGAAATCGCGCTGCGCGAACGCCGCGCCGCCGGGCGCCGGCAAGGCGCGCCGGTCGAGCTTGCCGTTGCCGGTCAGCGGCAACGCCGCCAAGGTCACGTAAGCGGACGGCACCATGTAATCGGGGAGCTGTCGCGCCAATGCTTCGCGCACGGTCTGCGTGTCGAACGCTTCGACGCCGTCGGCGACCACGTAGGCGACTAGACGCTTGTCGCCGGGCTCGTCCTCGCGCGCCACCACTGCGGCTTCGCGCACGCTGGGCTGACGCAGCAGCTGCGCTTCGATCTCGCCCAGTTCGATGCGGAAGCCGCGGATTTTGACCTGATCGTCGATGCGGCCCAGGAATTCCAGTTCGCCGTCAGCGAGATAACGCACCAGATCGCCGGTCTTGTACAAGCGGCCGTCGCCGAACGGATGGGCGACGAAGCGCTCTTCGGTCAACGCGTCGCGGTTCAAGTAACCGCGTGCTACGCCGGCGCCGCCGATGTACAGCTCGCCGATGCTGCCGGCCGGCTGCAGTTGCCGGTGCGCATCGAGCACGTACAAGGCGGTGTTGCCGATCGGCCGGCCGATCGGCGTCGCCGCCGATCCGGCCAGCGCCTCCAATTGCGCCGCGTGCCGCAGCGTCCACACGCTGCAGCCGACCACGGTCTCGGTCGGACCGTACTCGTTGACGAAGCTTGCGTTCGGCAACAGTTCGCCCTTCCAGCGCCGCAGCGTCGCCGACGGCAGTTGCTCGCCGCCGACCACGATGCAGTGCGGCGCCACGCCAGCGGTCACCTCGCGCTCCAGGTACGACAACGCGTCCAGGTGTGCCGGGGTGATCTTGAACAGCCAGCCCTCGCCCGGTGCGAACAGGCGCTCGGACAAGCGCGCCAGCGTCTGCGTATGGGTTTCGTCGGGCAGCAGCCACACCGGTTTTCCGACCAACAGCGGCGGCAACAGCGTGGTCAGCGTCGCGTCGAAGCACAGCGGCGAACTGACCACCGAACCGGCCACGTCCGGCAAGTACGACTCCACCGCGTTCGCCAGATAGTTCGACAGCCCGCGGTGTTCGACCATCACGCCCTTGGGCTGGCCGGTCGAGCCGGAGGTGTACATCACGTAGGCGAGATCGTCCGGCGTCACGTCCGGCAGCAACCCGCCGTGCGCGTAATCCGCCAACCATTCCTCGTCGTCGGCCGCGCCGTCCATCAGAACCACATCCACTTCGCGCAACGGCAACTCGTCCATGCCGGCCGCTTCCAGCAGTGCCCAGCCGATGCCGGCGTCTTCCACCATGTAGGCCAGACGGTCCTTCGGCAGTTTCGGTTCCAGCGGCACGTAGGCCGCGCCGGCCTTGAGCACGCCGAGCACGGCGATCAGCAGTTCCGGTGAGCGCGACAAATAGAGGCCGACCCGCGCGCCGGGCGCGACGCCCGCTTCGATCAGGTAATGCGCCAAGCGCTCGGCCTTGGCGTCGAGCTGGGCATAGCTCAGCGTGCGCTCCTCGAAGCGCAGCGCCGGCGCGCCGGGCGTGCGCGCCGCTTGCGCGCGGAACTGCGCGTGCACGCTGGCTTGCGGGTAGGCGCGTTCGGTCGCGTTGAGTTCGTGGCACAGATGCGCGCGTTCGGGCTCGTCGAGCAAGTCCGCGCGATCGATCCGGCCCGACGGCTGCGCCGTCATCCGGTCGAGCAAGCGCACGAAGTGGCGCATCATCTGCGCTACCAGCCATTCGTCGTAAAGCTCGGCGTTGTAGACCAGTCGCGCCTCGAAACCATCGCCCTGCGGGAACAGGCACAGCTGCAGATCGTGGTTGCCGTGGCCGAGGTTGGTTTCGATCGGCCGGACCGTCACCTCGCCGCTGCTCACCGCCTGGCCGCCCTGCGGGTCGTACTCGAACATGGCGTCGAACAGCGCGCCGCGGTTCGCATCGCCATCGAGCCCGAGCCGGGCGGTCAGCAGATCGAACGGCAGGTCGGCGTGCTGGACGGCGCGGC
Encoded here:
- a CDS encoding non-ribosomal peptide synthetase, translating into MSNATVKNMTRAEREALLQAAKAARVRTRPAPQAAGIAPRDAERAHWPLSFAQQRLWFIAQMWPTAHSLGFGLSLRGPLDRAALQAALDRIVQRHEALRTRFDVAGDQPVQRIAPAAGFSLQYHDLSAPGAAEAGTVEHWQRVEADTPIDLERGPTIRGRLLRLGEHDHVLLLSMHHIVSDGWSMGILAGELDALYRAYAAQGVSPEADPLPALPIQYADYAVWQRDWLTEEVQQRQAAFWREQLAGAPALVGLPTDRPRPPVQDYRGAILPVAFDRELAAGLKALSQRHGTTLYMTLLAAWGALVARLAGQDQVVIGSPVANRTRAEMEPLIGFFVNTLALRLDLSDRPSVAQLLAQARERVLQTHEHQELPFEQVVEALKPERTLSHTPIFQLTFAWQNTPDEGLALDGLSLQVLPATTDEHNAQYDLELDLHETADGIAGTLGFAIALYDRATVQRYRDYLEALLRGMVRDDTQAVDAIDLLGAAEREQVLTRWNATERGYPQAHCAHELFERQAALAPQAIAIEFEGQRLSYGELNERANRLAHQLIAQGVRAEVRVAVIAARGPDLATAWLAVLKAGGAYVAMDPAYPQERLAFMLDDSRPRVVLTQAALQDQLPSCRALTTASVLVLDEPTWLQRPATDPERAATGLQTDHLAYVIYTSGSTGRPNGVMVEHRQLLNLIGWHSERFALAPGERSSSTAGVAFDACTWEVWPTLCQGATLVLPPSATAGDPAALLAWWEEQDLQTSFLVTALADAALARGQGGRRGLRSLLTGGDRLSRLPSAELPFELVNNYGPTEATVVATSGVVRHDDAVVHIGGPIANTRIYLLDRHRQPVPAGAPGEIYVGGAQVARGYLNRPELTQERFHDDPFAAQPGARMYKTGDLGRWRSDGTLEYLGRNDHQVKIRGLRIEPGEIEAQLAAQPGVREAAVLAREDVPGELRLVAYVVASDGEAKPEAQTLRAALAQTLPDYMVPAAYVALDALPLTPNGKLDRRALPAPDGAAFAQRAYEAPQGEAETTLAQIWSELLRVDRVGRRDSFFDLGGHSLLTVQLVSRVRQRLGVEMAVSDLFSHPTLHEFAARVGQAPSSAQPALAAAARPQRLPLSFAQQRLWFIAQMGLEASTAYHMPAGLRLRGRLDRDALQATLNRIVRRHEALRTRFELIDGQPVQCVDDAAAFALSHHDLGADARSPQEAIEHWQRIEADAPFDLAGGPLIRGRLLRLSDDDHVLLLTMHHIVFDGWSLGVLTAELAELYRAYASQRLSPQIDPLPPLPVQYADYAVWQRDWLAGEVQERQLAFWRRQLAAAPALVDLPTDKPRPPVQDYRGESAPIELDAELTAALKALSQRHGTTLFMTLLAAWGALVARLANQDEVVIGTPVANRTRAEVEPLIGFFVNTLALRLDFSDRPSVAQLLARTRDHVLQAQNHQEIPFEQVVEALKPKRTRAHSPVFQLMFTLQNAAQTAFELDGLRLEELPAPPANAKFDLILEWQEQQGRLSGNLCFATALFEPDTMRRHLTQLEALLRGMVRDDAQAVDAIAILGPADRQQALTAWNETERDYPRERCVHELFERQAAATPDAVALLHDGRALTYTQLNRRANRLARELRARGVETADRVALCMERSPELIVALLAILKAGATYVPLDPSYPAARLDYLLRDAAPALVLTQPHLLGTLPESAPPAIALDAEVADASPGDAAAADESDLDTAELRITPEHAAYIIYTSGSTGEPKGVIVPHRAINCLAIDNGYAAIDAGDCVAHCSNPAFDASTFEIWTALLNGARVLVLDKPTLLDAARFAAELRAHRVSALFLTTALFNQYALAQPGIFSGLKYLLFGGERCDAGIVRRMLGEGGPRHLQHVYGPTETTTFATSQTVTAVADDALSVPIGSPISNTRVYLLDRHGEPVPVGAVGEIHIGGDGVAHGYLNRPELTAERFLRDPFGGAQARMYRTGDLARWRNDGSIEFLGRNDHQVKIRGFRIEPGEIEAQLLLHEQVREAVVLARDDIGDGKRLVAYLTHAGTAPDLDALRTHLHQTLPEHMVPAAFVVLDALPLTPNGKLDRKALPVPDASAVPRREYDPPRGANEIALAQLWSELLRVERVGRNDNFFELGGHSLLITRLIDAARRRGLAMDLRQVFDAPTLASLAALARRDERGADAQSNLIPVRTGGSQLPLFCFHEGFGSVLAYDRLARFIDDDVPVYSIEARAMHEDPPVYRSLAEMARDYLKQVVAVQPAGPYRLAGWSGGGLVAYEVAHRLLELGEPVEYLGMIDTYKLKPADLDGEIAETKHYLIRTLEYLRPDLPPNVLRGLLAFDDLEAMVAECHRNGWLRPEITGREMDRRFQVANDIARACVEYSPPLLAMEVDLFSAQEPARADRSNGWSALLGPRLKIAAVGGTHMSMMQDEALIAQIAGPMNQSLRRSRAAAHRPARTAAHSADLPVS